In one window of Oscillospiraceae bacterium DNA:
- a CDS encoding tRNA 2-thiocytidine biosynthesis protein TtcA — MQKILSPVRKCVQDFDMIKNGDKIAIGVSAGKDSLTLLCAMAALSRFYPEKFELVAITVDMGFDGKQDDFASIRALCEQLDVAYHVIHTHIAEVVFDIRQEKSPCSLCANMRRGALNDAAKELGCNKVALGHHHDDAVETFFLNLFQEGRLGCFSAVTYLSRKDLTVLRPMLYVDEKDIRSFAIKENLPVQRSACKADGNTHRQKMKDFISELQRENHDIKEKVFNAMKRSNLF; from the coding sequence ATACAAAAAATACTCAGCCCCGTCCGCAAATGCGTACAGGATTTTGACATGATAAAAAATGGCGACAAAATAGCAATTGGCGTTTCTGCCGGGAAGGACTCGCTTACACTCTTATGTGCAATGGCGGCATTATCTCGCTTCTACCCGGAAAAATTTGAGCTTGTTGCGATTACTGTTGATATGGGTTTCGACGGCAAGCAGGATGATTTTGCTTCCATTCGAGCTCTTTGTGAACAGCTTGATGTTGCTTATCACGTTATACACACTCACATTGCCGAAGTTGTTTTTGATATACGTCAGGAAAAAAGCCCATGTTCACTTTGCGCAAACATGAGACGCGGTGCACTGAACGATGCCGCAAAAGAGCTGGGGTGCAACAAGGTTGCCCTCGGACATCACCACGATGATGCTGTGGAAACATTTTTTCTCAATCTTTTCCAGGAAGGCAGACTCGGATGTTTTTCGGCAGTCACATACCTCAGTCGTAAAGACCTTACCGTGTTACGCCCCATGCTTTATGTAGATGAAAAAGATATACGCTCGTTTGCGATTAAAGAAAATCTGCCGGTTCAAAGAAGCGCCTGCAAAGCCGACGGAAACACACACAGACAAAAGATGAAAGATTTTATTTCAGAGCTGCAGCGTGAAAATCATGATATAAAAGAAAAAGTTTTCAACGCCATGAAACGCAGCAATTTATTCTGA
- a CDS encoding carbohydrate ABC transporter permease, with product MMNNSIMNKTKEFLTRNKKPRVEFERTPLLERLKLKLLSARFAQQVVWVLFRFILLLGISYVILFPFFVKISASFMSPADYTDVTVKLIPKYPTLDTYKAIISENQYFKAMFNTAVLSLLCAVVQTCICSIVGYGFAKFKFKGRGILFMCVMLTMIVPHETLMLSMFMKFRYFDVFGIYGGLNTLFGFAKENYINLINSYWPLAVLSFGGLAFKNGLYIFMMRQFYRGVPDELEEAAYIDGSGVFKTFVRIIVPISVPMMITIFLFAFSWQWTDSFYTTLFFTKQGIYLMPNIIEIPRSLNTNFAATALYNSGIRNACGLLILLPLLVVYLFCQRYLIQGIERSGIVG from the coding sequence ATGATGAACAATTCAATAATGAATAAAACAAAAGAGTTCTTAACTCGTAATAAGAAACCGCGCGTTGAATTTGAACGTACACCTTTACTGGAACGTTTGAAGCTCAAATTGCTTTCGGCAAGATTTGCTCAGCAGGTTGTCTGGGTTCTGTTCAGATTCATACTCCTTCTTGGTATTTCCTATGTTATTCTGTTCCCGTTCTTTGTTAAAATTTCTGCATCATTCATGTCTCCCGCTGACTATACCGACGTAACGGTAAAACTTATCCCCAAGTATCCCACTTTGGATACATATAAGGCGATTATAAGCGAAAACCAGTACTTCAAGGCTATGTTCAACACAGCAGTCCTTTCACTGCTTTGCGCTGTTGTTCAGACTTGTATTTGTTCCATAGTCGGTTACGGTTTTGCAAAGTTTAAGTTCAAGGGACGCGGCATCCTGTTTATGTGTGTTATGCTCACAATGATCGTACCTCACGAAACACTTATGCTGTCAATGTTCATGAAGTTCAGATACTTTGACGTGTTTGGCATTTACGGCGGTTTGAACACCTTGTTCGGTTTTGCAAAGGAAAACTATATTAACCTTATCAACTCTTACTGGCCTCTCGCAGTGCTTTCTTTCGGCGGTCTGGCATTTAAGAACGGTCTTTACATATTTATGATGCGTCAGTTCTATCGTGGTGTACCTGATGAACTTGAAGAAGCCGCTTATATCGACGGCTCCGGCGTTTTCAAAACATTTGTAAGAATTATCGTTCCCATTTCCGTTCCTATGATGATTACCATATTCCTTTTCGCTTTCTCTTGGCAGTGGACTGACTCGTTCTATACAACACTGTTCTTTACAAAGCAGGGAATATACCTTATGCCGAACATTATCGAAATCCCCAGAAGCTTAAATACAAACTTTGCGGCAACTGCCCTGTATAACTCGGGTATCAGAAATGCCTGCGGTTTGTTGATACTGCTTCCTCTGTTGGTTGTATATCTCTTCTGCCAGAGATATCTCATCCAGGGTATCGAACGTTCCGGTATCGTAGGTTAA
- a CDS encoding sugar ABC transporter permease, translating into MNGQAINNTKVATPKKKKPKSLERSKARAGWLFVLPFLATFVAVYIPIIYDSIKFSFNRIEMLKGGGYALNFVGWQNYSEALFVNPNFVKVLTSGIQQLIFDIPAIVIFALFIAVILNQKMPGRAVFRAIFFIPVIISTGIIESIDSSNAMLDYMGSTSSIDTGTDTQAQAAEIISAMDIQKLLSNMKVGTELVDYVVQLVNNIYSIINRSGVQMLIFLAGLQSISPAIYESCSIDGASAWETFWKITFPMISPMILVNTVYTVIDAFTSESNQVMTFINSVYNGGEPNGDVISSAMSWMYFLIVILILAIVALVLSSYVFYQRRD; encoded by the coding sequence ATGAACGGTCAGGCAATAAATAATACAAAGGTGGCTACACCAAAAAAGAAGAAACCTAAGTCCCTTGAACGCAGCAAAGCAAGGGCAGGATGGCTTTTCGTATTACCGTTTTTGGCAACTTTTGTTGCTGTTTACATCCCGATAATTTACGATTCCATCAAGTTCAGCTTTAACCGCATTGAAATGCTTAAAGGTGGCGGATACGCACTTAACTTTGTAGGTTGGCAGAACTATTCCGAAGCGCTGTTCGTTAATCCCAACTTCGTTAAAGTTCTTACGTCAGGTATTCAACAGCTTATTTTCGATATCCCCGCAATAGTAATATTTGCACTCTTTATCGCAGTTATTCTTAACCAGAAGATGCCCGGACGTGCGGTATTCAGAGCAATATTCTTTATCCCGGTTATAATTTCTACCGGTATTATCGAATCTATTGACTCTTCCAACGCAATGTTGGACTATATGGGTTCTACATCCAGTATTGATACCGGTACCGATACCCAGGCTCAGGCAGCAGAAATTATTTCCGCAATGGATATCCAAAAACTGCTTTCAAACATGAAAGTAGGTACCGAACTGGTTGATTACGTTGTTCAGCTTGTTAACAACATCTACAGTATTATCAATCGTTCCGGTGTACAGATGCTTATTTTCCTTGCAGGTTTGCAGAGTATTTCTCCTGCTATTTACGAATCCTGCAGTATTGACGGTGCCTCCGCATGGGAAACCTTCTGGAAGATTACTTTCCCCATGATTTCCCCTATGATTCTTGTTAACACGGTTTACACAGTTATCGACGCCTTCACTTCGGAAAGCAACCAGGTTATGACGTTTATCAACAGTGTTTACAACGGTGGCGAGCCCAACGGAGACGTTATCAGTTCAGCAATGTCGTGGATGTACTTCCTGATAGTAATACTTATTCTGGCAATTGTAGCACTTGTTCTGTCCAGCTATGTATTCTATCAGAGACGAGACTAA